Proteins found in one Cheilinus undulatus linkage group 9, ASM1832078v1, whole genome shotgun sequence genomic segment:
- the LOC121514510 gene encoding cytochrome P450 2F2-like isoform X1, which produces MFASIVLLWICVIFIIFQLKSRRPKNFPPGPPTLPIVGNLLHMSLENPLKDFERFRKSYGDVYSLYLGPKPSVVLSGMEAMRAALVTKAIDFAGRPQDLLVNDVTKNQGVILADYSSGWKEHRRFALMTLRNFGMGKNSMEDRIHGEIQYIIKTLDKSVGKSFSPQVMFHNAASNIICQVLFGTRFKYHDDFIKTIIRCFTENAKIANGPWSMLYDSIPMIRSLPLPFNKAFKNAETCENLVKEMLAEHKRTRVPEDPRDFVDCYLDELDKRVEDGSSFSEDRLVMYALDIYFAGTDTTSNTLLTGFLYLSTHPHIQERCQQEIDSVLEGKDRATFDDRHNMPFMQAVIHEVQRVANTVPLSVFHCTTKDTEVMGYSIPKGTLIIPNLGSVLNQEGQWKHPHGFHPENFLNDKGEFVKPEAFMPFSAGSRICVGESLARMELFLIMVTLLRKFKFSWPEDAGEPDYNPVYGVTLTPQPYSMKVQLRAAQ; this is translated from the exons ATGTTTGCTTCCATTGTTTTACTATGGATCTGCGTGATCTTCATCATCTTTCAGCTGAAGTCTCGGAGACCCAAGAACTTTCCACCCGGACCCCCTACTCTTCCTATAGTGGGAAACCTTTTGCACATGAGCCTAGAAAACCCCCTGAAGGACTTTGAGAGG TTTAGGAAGTCATATGGAGATGTCTACAGTCTGTACTTGGGCCCCAAACCGTCTGTTGTTCTCAGTGGGATGGAGGCCATGAGGGCGGCCCTGGTGACCAAGGCCATTGATTTTGCTGGACGACCCCAAGACCTGTTAGTCAATGATGTCACCAAGAATCAAG GAGTGATTCTGGCAGATTACAGCTCCGGCTGGAAGGAGCATCGTCGCTTTGCTCTGATGACTCTGAGAAACTTTGGCATGGGGAAGAATTCAATGGAAGACAGAATTCATGGAGAGATACAGTACATCATAAAGACGCTGGATAAGAGCGTTG GCAAATCTTTCAGTCCTCAAGTCATGTTTCATAATGCAGCTTCCAACATCATCTGCCAGGTTCTGTTTGGTACACGCTTCAAGTATCACGATGATTTCATCAAAACGATTATTAGGTGCTTCACTGAGAATGCCAAGATAGCTAATGGACCGTGGTCTATG CTGTATGACTCCATTCCCATGATTCGTAGCCTGCCGCTGCCCTTCAACAAGGCCTTCAAGAATGCTGAG ACTTGTGAGAATCTTGTGAAAGAAATGTTGGCAGAGCACAAGAGGACCAGAGTCCCAGAGGATCCACGAGACTTTGTTGACTGCTACCTGGATGAACTTGATAAG AGAGTCGAGGATGGTTCTTCATTTTCAGAGGATCGGTTGGTTATGTATGCTCTGGATATTTACTTTGCCGGGACTGACACAACCTCCAACACTCTACTCACTGGTTTCCTCTACCTTTCAACGCACCCACACATACAAG AGCGCTGTCAGCAGGAGATAGACTCTGTGTTGGAAGGAAAGGATCGGGCCACTTTTGACGACAGACACAACATGCCATTCATGCAG GCTGTGATCCATGAAGTGCAGAGAGTAGCCAACACTGTCCCTCTGAGCGTCTTCCACTGTACAACAAAAGACACAGAGGTCATGGGATATTCAATTCCTAAG gGAACACTGATCATCCCTAATCTGGGCTCAGTGCTGAATCAGGAGGGACAATGGAAACACCCTCATGGATTCCACCCTGAAAACTTCCTCAATGACAAGGGAGAGTTTGTCAAACCAGAGGCCTTCATGCCTTTTTCTGCAG GTTCTCGGATATGTGTTGGGGAGAGTCTGGCCCGTATGGAGCTTTTCCTCATCATGGTGACGCTGCTGAGGAAGTTTAAGTTCAGCTGGCCTGAGGATGCAGGAGAGCCAGACTACAATCCGGTCTATGGAGTCACTCTGACTCCCCAACCCTACAGCATGAAAGTCCAGCTCAGAGCAGCGCAGTAA
- the LOC121514510 gene encoding cytochrome P450 2D15-like isoform X2, translating to MSLENPLKDFERFRKSYGDVYSLYLGPKPSVVLSGMEAMRAALVTKAIDFAGRPQDLLVNDVTKNQGVILADYSSGWKEHRRFALMTLRNFGMGKNSMEDRIHGEIQYIIKTLDKSVGKSFSPQVMFHNAASNIICQVLFGTRFKYHDDFIKTIIRCFTENAKIANGPWSMLYDSIPMIRSLPLPFNKAFKNAETCENLVKEMLAEHKRTRVPEDPRDFVDCYLDELDKRVEDGSSFSEDRLVMYALDIYFAGTDTTSNTLLTGFLYLSTHPHIQERCQQEIDSVLEGKDRATFDDRHNMPFMQAVIHEVQRVANTVPLSVFHCTTKDTEVMGYSIPKGTLIIPNLGSVLNQEGQWKHPHGFHPENFLNDKGEFVKPEAFMPFSAGSRICVGESLARMELFLIMVTLLRKFKFSWPEDAGEPDYNPVYGVTLTPQPYSMKVQLRAAQ from the exons ATGAGCCTAGAAAACCCCCTGAAGGACTTTGAGAGG TTTAGGAAGTCATATGGAGATGTCTACAGTCTGTACTTGGGCCCCAAACCGTCTGTTGTTCTCAGTGGGATGGAGGCCATGAGGGCGGCCCTGGTGACCAAGGCCATTGATTTTGCTGGACGACCCCAAGACCTGTTAGTCAATGATGTCACCAAGAATCAAG GAGTGATTCTGGCAGATTACAGCTCCGGCTGGAAGGAGCATCGTCGCTTTGCTCTGATGACTCTGAGAAACTTTGGCATGGGGAAGAATTCAATGGAAGACAGAATTCATGGAGAGATACAGTACATCATAAAGACGCTGGATAAGAGCGTTG GCAAATCTTTCAGTCCTCAAGTCATGTTTCATAATGCAGCTTCCAACATCATCTGCCAGGTTCTGTTTGGTACACGCTTCAAGTATCACGATGATTTCATCAAAACGATTATTAGGTGCTTCACTGAGAATGCCAAGATAGCTAATGGACCGTGGTCTATG CTGTATGACTCCATTCCCATGATTCGTAGCCTGCCGCTGCCCTTCAACAAGGCCTTCAAGAATGCTGAG ACTTGTGAGAATCTTGTGAAAGAAATGTTGGCAGAGCACAAGAGGACCAGAGTCCCAGAGGATCCACGAGACTTTGTTGACTGCTACCTGGATGAACTTGATAAG AGAGTCGAGGATGGTTCTTCATTTTCAGAGGATCGGTTGGTTATGTATGCTCTGGATATTTACTTTGCCGGGACTGACACAACCTCCAACACTCTACTCACTGGTTTCCTCTACCTTTCAACGCACCCACACATACAAG AGCGCTGTCAGCAGGAGATAGACTCTGTGTTGGAAGGAAAGGATCGGGCCACTTTTGACGACAGACACAACATGCCATTCATGCAG GCTGTGATCCATGAAGTGCAGAGAGTAGCCAACACTGTCCCTCTGAGCGTCTTCCACTGTACAACAAAAGACACAGAGGTCATGGGATATTCAATTCCTAAG gGAACACTGATCATCCCTAATCTGGGCTCAGTGCTGAATCAGGAGGGACAATGGAAACACCCTCATGGATTCCACCCTGAAAACTTCCTCAATGACAAGGGAGAGTTTGTCAAACCAGAGGCCTTCATGCCTTTTTCTGCAG GTTCTCGGATATGTGTTGGGGAGAGTCTGGCCCGTATGGAGCTTTTCCTCATCATGGTGACGCTGCTGAGGAAGTTTAAGTTCAGCTGGCCTGAGGATGCAGGAGAGCCAGACTACAATCCGGTCTATGGAGTCACTCTGACTCCCCAACCCTACAGCATGAAAGTCCAGCTCAGAGCAGCGCAGTAA
- the LOC121514512 gene encoding cytochrome P450 2J4-like isoform X2, whose product MEAMKAAMVTKATDFAGRPQDMLFNDATRRNGVILADYGSTWKEHRRFALMTLRNFGMGKNSMEDRIHGEMQYITKTLEESAGKSFSPQVMFHNAASNIICQVLFGTRFEYHDDFIKTIIRCFTDIAKIANGPWSMLYASIPMIRGLPLPFKKAFKNIETCENLMKVLLTEHKKTRVPGDPRDFVDCYLDELDKVVEDGSSFTEDRMIMYALDLYFAGTDTTSNTLLTGFLYLSTHPHIQERCQQEIDSVLEGKDRVSFDDRHSMPFMQAVIHEVQRVANTVPLSVFHCTTKDTEVMGYSVPRGTRIIPNLGSVLNEEGQWKHPHGFNPENFLNDKGEFVKPEAFMPFSAGPRMCLGESLARMELFLIMVTLLRKFKFSWPEDAGEPDYTPVYGVTQTPQPYSMKVQLRAAQ is encoded by the exons ATGGAGGCCATGAAGGCTGCTATGGTGACTAAAGCCACTGATTTTGCTGGACGACCCCAAGACATGTTGTTCAATGATGCCACCAGGAGGAACG GAGTGATTCTGGCAGATTACGGCTCCACCTGGAAGGAGCATCGTCGCTTTGCTCTGATGACTCTGAGAAACTTTGGGATGGGGAAGAATTCAATGGAAGACAGAATTCATGGAGAGATGCAGTACATCACAAAAACATTGGAGGAGAGTGCTG GCAAATCTTTCAGTCCTCAAGTCATGTTTCATAATGCAGCTTCCAACATCATCTGCCAGGTTCTGTTTGGTACACGCTTCGAGTATCACGATGATTTCATCAAAACGATTATTAGGTGTTTCACTGACATTGCCAAGATAGCTAATGGACCGTGGTCTATG TTGTATGCGTCTATTCCTATGATTCGCGGCCTGCCGCTGCCCTTCAAAAAGGCCTTTAAGAATATAGAG acttGTGAGAATCTTATGAAAGTTTTGTTGACGGAGCACAAGAAGACCAGAGTCCCTGGAGATCCACGAGACTTTGTTGACTGCTACCTGGATGAACTTGATAAG GTGGTTGAGGATGGTTCTTCATTTACAGAGGATCGGATGATTATGTATGCTCTGGATCTTTACTTTGCCGGGACTGACACAACCTCCAACACTCTACTCACTGGTTTCCTCTACCTTTCAACGCACCCACACATACAAG aGCGCTGTCAGCAGGAGATAGACTCTGTGTTGGAAGGAAAGGATCGGGTCAGTTTTGACGACAGACACAGCATGCCATTCATGCAG GCTGTGATCCATGAGGTGCAGAGAGTAGCCAACACCGTCCCACTGAGTGTCTTCCACTGTACAACAAAAGACACAGAGGTCATGGGATATTCAGTTCCCAGG GGTACACGGATCATCCCTAACCTGGGCTCAGTGCTGAATGAGGAGGGACAATGGAAACACCCTCATGGATTCAACCCTGAAAACTTCCTCAATGACAAGGGAGAGTTTGTTAAACCAGAGGCCTTCATGCCTTTCTCTGCAG GTCCTCGTATGTGTCTGGGGGAGAGTCTGGCTCGTATGGAGCTTTTCCTCATCATGGTGACGCTGCTGAGGAAGTTTAAGTTCAGCTGGCCTGAGGACGCAGGAGAGCCAGACTACACTCCGGTCTATGGAGTCACTCAGACTCCCCAACCCTACAGCATGAAAGTCCAGCTCAGAGCAGCGCAGTAA
- the LOC121514512 gene encoding cytochrome P450 2F2-like isoform X1: MFASVILLWICVIFITLQLKSRRPKNFPPGPPTLPIVGNLLHMSPENPLKDFERFRKSYGNVYSLYFGPKPAVVLNGMEAMKAAMVTKATDFAGRPQDMLFNDATRRNGVILADYGSTWKEHRRFALMTLRNFGMGKNSMEDRIHGEMQYITKTLEESAGKSFSPQVMFHNAASNIICQVLFGTRFEYHDDFIKTIIRCFTDIAKIANGPWSMLYASIPMIRGLPLPFKKAFKNIETCENLMKVLLTEHKKTRVPGDPRDFVDCYLDELDKVVEDGSSFTEDRMIMYALDLYFAGTDTTSNTLLTGFLYLSTHPHIQERCQQEIDSVLEGKDRVSFDDRHSMPFMQAVIHEVQRVANTVPLSVFHCTTKDTEVMGYSVPRGTRIIPNLGSVLNEEGQWKHPHGFNPENFLNDKGEFVKPEAFMPFSAGPRMCLGESLARMELFLIMVTLLRKFKFSWPEDAGEPDYTPVYGVTQTPQPYSMKVQLRAAQ, from the exons ATGTTTGCTTCAGTTATCTTACTTTGGATCTGTGTGATCTTTATCACCCTTCAGCTGAAGTCTCggagaccaaagaactttccaCCAGGACCCCCTACCCTTCCCATAGTGGGAAACCTTTTGCACATGAGCCCAGAGAATCCGCTGAAAGATTTTGAGAGG TTTAGGAAGTCTTATGGAAATGTCTACAGTCTGTACTTTGGTCCAAAGCCAGCTGTTGTTCTCAATGGGATGGAGGCCATGAAGGCTGCTATGGTGACTAAAGCCACTGATTTTGCTGGACGACCCCAAGACATGTTGTTCAATGATGCCACCAGGAGGAACG GAGTGATTCTGGCAGATTACGGCTCCACCTGGAAGGAGCATCGTCGCTTTGCTCTGATGACTCTGAGAAACTTTGGGATGGGGAAGAATTCAATGGAAGACAGAATTCATGGAGAGATGCAGTACATCACAAAAACATTGGAGGAGAGTGCTG GCAAATCTTTCAGTCCTCAAGTCATGTTTCATAATGCAGCTTCCAACATCATCTGCCAGGTTCTGTTTGGTACACGCTTCGAGTATCACGATGATTTCATCAAAACGATTATTAGGTGTTTCACTGACATTGCCAAGATAGCTAATGGACCGTGGTCTATG TTGTATGCGTCTATTCCTATGATTCGCGGCCTGCCGCTGCCCTTCAAAAAGGCCTTTAAGAATATAGAG acttGTGAGAATCTTATGAAAGTTTTGTTGACGGAGCACAAGAAGACCAGAGTCCCTGGAGATCCACGAGACTTTGTTGACTGCTACCTGGATGAACTTGATAAG GTGGTTGAGGATGGTTCTTCATTTACAGAGGATCGGATGATTATGTATGCTCTGGATCTTTACTTTGCCGGGACTGACACAACCTCCAACACTCTACTCACTGGTTTCCTCTACCTTTCAACGCACCCACACATACAAG aGCGCTGTCAGCAGGAGATAGACTCTGTGTTGGAAGGAAAGGATCGGGTCAGTTTTGACGACAGACACAGCATGCCATTCATGCAG GCTGTGATCCATGAGGTGCAGAGAGTAGCCAACACCGTCCCACTGAGTGTCTTCCACTGTACAACAAAAGACACAGAGGTCATGGGATATTCAGTTCCCAGG GGTACACGGATCATCCCTAACCTGGGCTCAGTGCTGAATGAGGAGGGACAATGGAAACACCCTCATGGATTCAACCCTGAAAACTTCCTCAATGACAAGGGAGAGTTTGTTAAACCAGAGGCCTTCATGCCTTTCTCTGCAG GTCCTCGTATGTGTCTGGGGGAGAGTCTGGCTCGTATGGAGCTTTTCCTCATCATGGTGACGCTGCTGAGGAAGTTTAAGTTCAGCTGGCCTGAGGACGCAGGAGAGCCAGACTACACTCCGGTCTATGGAGTCACTCAGACTCCCCAACCCTACAGCATGAAAGTCCAGCTCAGAGCAGCGCAGTAA